The following are encoded together in the Pyramidobacter piscolens W5455 genome:
- a CDS encoding carbon starvation protein A, translated as MLFPMMFGISAVIFIIGYIVYGRFMANVYGLSDTNETPAVKFEDGIDYCPAHPAVLLGHHFASIAGAGPITGPIAAAMKFGWLPTILWCVIGSTFLGGPHDMGALVASLRHDGQSIGAVVEKWIGKTGKFLFLSFTILTLILVVAVFLVMSAGTFAADPVVAFVSTLYIVLAIIAGFMIYRWHVPLWVVTIVMLALIVGGCVKVNAETAPWLINTVFAHDINFWNAFLGVYIFFASILPVWMLLQPRDYLASYFLYFAVIVGAYGMFAGSALDSKTVSVVAANVRYFGFSSSAMWPAMFVLVACGAISGFHSLVGSGTTSKQLRKEKDAVLVGYGAMLIEGLVAVISIGTLMVIGLEGAKGLSPVQIFSLGFGKFSTLVGLDATFGARLGAIAINSFLLTSLDTATRLARYQVQEITGGKVSMYPATIFVIVLALCLVYTKTHDVSGKVIAAWLAIWPIFGAANQMVAALSLLSIAAWVKLGLKKKHTFVYAPFWFMLVTTVFSLIIEVKERFAVAQPNYLLSSLAVILIVLGIAMSIAGIRTMHSSEKQSA; from the coding sequence CATCGTTTATGGGCGCTTTATGGCGAATGTGTACGGCCTTTCCGACACGAACGAGACTCCTGCTGTCAAGTTCGAAGATGGGATCGACTACTGTCCTGCCCATCCGGCCGTCTTGCTGGGGCACCACTTTGCTTCGATTGCCGGCGCTGGCCCCATTACGGGGCCCATCGCCGCAGCCATGAAGTTTGGCTGGCTGCCCACGATTTTGTGGTGCGTCATCGGTTCCACCTTCCTCGGCGGACCGCATGACATGGGCGCGCTGGTCGCCTCTCTTCGCCATGACGGCCAGTCGATCGGCGCGGTTGTCGAAAAATGGATCGGCAAAACGGGAAAATTCCTTTTCCTGAGTTTTACCATCCTCACGCTGATCCTCGTCGTCGCCGTCTTCCTGGTCATGTCCGCCGGCACGTTTGCGGCTGATCCTGTCGTCGCCTTTGTCAGCACTCTCTATATTGTCCTGGCGATCATCGCCGGCTTCATGATCTATCGCTGGCACGTTCCTCTCTGGGTCGTCACGATCGTCATGCTCGCCTTGATCGTCGGCGGTTGCGTCAAGGTCAACGCCGAGACGGCCCCCTGGCTGATCAACACCGTTTTTGCCCATGACATCAACTTCTGGAACGCGTTCCTCGGCGTTTATATTTTCTTCGCTTCCATTCTGCCGGTGTGGATGCTCCTTCAGCCCCGCGATTATCTTGCCTCATACTTCCTGTATTTTGCCGTGATCGTTGGCGCGTACGGCATGTTCGCCGGCAGCGCGCTCGATTCGAAAACCGTTTCCGTGGTGGCTGCCAACGTCCGCTACTTTGGCTTCTCTTCCAGCGCCATGTGGCCTGCCATGTTCGTCCTGGTTGCCTGCGGCGCCATTTCCGGCTTCCATAGCCTCGTCGGCAGCGGCACGACGTCCAAGCAGCTTCGCAAGGAGAAGGACGCCGTTCTTGTCGGCTATGGCGCGATGCTGATCGAAGGCCTGGTGGCCGTCATCTCCATCGGCACGCTGATGGTGATCGGCCTCGAGGGCGCAAAGGGACTTTCTCCCGTGCAGATTTTCTCGTTGGGTTTTGGCAAGTTCTCGACGCTCGTTGGACTTGACGCCACGTTCGGTGCCCGTCTGGGCGCCATCGCCATCAATAGCTTCCTGCTGACCTCTCTTGATACGGCGACCCGTCTGGCCCGCTATCAGGTCCAGGAGATCACCGGCGGCAAAGTCAGTATGTATCCTGCGACGATTTTCGTTATCGTCCTCGCTCTTTGCCTGGTCTACACCAAGACTCACGATGTGAGCGGCAAGGTGATCGCGGCATGGCTGGCGATCTGGCCCATTTTCGGCGCCGCCAACCAAATGGTCGCCGCTTTGAGCCTTCTGAGCATCGCCGCCTGGGTCAAACTGGGCCTCAAAAAGAAGCATACTTTCGTGTATGCTCCCTTCTGGTTCATGCTTGTAACGACGGTCTTCTCGCTGATCATCGAGGTGAAGGAACGGTTCGCGGTTGCCCAGCCCAACTATCTGCTTTCCAGCTTGGCGGTTATCCTCATCGTTCTGGGGATCGCCATGTCCATCGCTGGAATCAGGACGATGCATTCCAGCGAAAAGCAAAGCGCCTGA
- a CDS encoding GntR family transcriptional regulator, giving the protein MSATKRDIAYKRIKEMILQGDLTSEFTPSEKSLGDELGMSRTPVREALQRLVMEGFMKGCSHKGSMVNEISIAEAVEIVELRMAVEEFVIQNLSLPLSDEQCAKLQAMVDSQEELAAAGNSSAFLESDVEFHDYLASLYGNQLLRDTLKSARERFLAPGGVILRNKPQMLEALEGHVKILGALRKGDSEEAKRQMHAHMVFAKHVLIS; this is encoded by the coding sequence TTGTCTGCTACGAAAAGGGACATTGCGTACAAAAGAATCAAAGAAATGATTCTTCAGGGAGATTTAACGTCGGAATTCACCCCTTCAGAGAAAAGTCTAGGTGATGAGCTCGGCATGAGCCGAACCCCTGTACGTGAAGCTCTTCAGCGGCTGGTCATGGAGGGATTCATGAAGGGGTGTTCGCATAAAGGTTCTATGGTCAACGAAATCTCGATAGCCGAAGCTGTGGAGATCGTGGAGTTGCGCATGGCTGTGGAGGAGTTTGTCATTCAGAATCTCAGTCTTCCTCTGAGCGACGAACAATGCGCGAAGCTGCAGGCGATGGTCGATTCTCAGGAGGAGCTCGCAGCCGCCGGCAATTCGTCGGCTTTCCTTGAGAGCGACGTGGAATTTCACGACTATCTGGCAAGTCTTTACGGCAATCAGCTGCTGAGAGACACTCTCAAAAGCGCTCGTGAGCGCTTTCTCGCCCCCGGCGGAGTCATTTTGCGCAACAAACCTCAGATGCTGGAGGCGCTGGAAGGGCACGTGAAAATACTTGGTGCCCTGCGAAAGGGGGACTCGGAAGAGGCCAAGCGGCAGATGCACGCCCACATGGTTTTTGCGAAACACGTGCTGATTTCTTGA
- a CDS encoding thiamine pyrophosphate-dependent dehydrogenase E1 component subunit alpha, with amino-acid sequence MSALAIHKEPTVPVGKYSKKLLTELYGKMVTIRLFEQTVESHFLAGEIPGFVHLYIGEEAIAAGIMANLTNRDYIESTHRGHGHTIAKGADLKRMMAEIFGKATGYCKGKGGSMHIADFSIGMLGANGIVGGGYTLAVGAGLATKLSGEDKVSVVFFGDGASNRGTFHEALNMAAIWQLPVLFVCEMNQWASTTPYRTTTSVENIADRCQGYSIPGYVVDGNDVLAVYEAAKDIVADIRAGTGPALLECKTYRIKGHFVGDPEKYRTKEEVQHEFETNNPITRFEEKVLKAGALTQADLDAVYKQAEQEIAEALKFAKESPEPAPEAIYEDLYV; translated from the coding sequence ATGAGTGCACTTGCCATTCATAAGGAACCGACGGTTCCTGTGGGGAAGTACAGCAAAAAACTCTTGACGGAGCTCTACGGAAAGATGGTAACCATCCGGCTTTTTGAACAGACGGTCGAATCTCATTTCCTCGCGGGTGAGATCCCTGGGTTCGTGCACCTCTACATCGGCGAAGAAGCCATTGCTGCTGGTATTATGGCGAATCTAACCAATCGCGATTACATCGAAAGTACCCATCGCGGCCATGGCCATACAATCGCCAAAGGAGCCGATCTAAAACGCATGATGGCCGAAATCTTTGGCAAAGCCACGGGCTACTGCAAAGGCAAGGGTGGTTCTATGCACATCGCGGATTTTAGCATCGGCATGCTCGGGGCTAACGGCATTGTGGGCGGCGGCTACACTTTAGCAGTTGGCGCTGGATTAGCCACAAAACTTTCTGGCGAAGACAAGGTTTCCGTTGTGTTTTTCGGCGATGGCGCTTCCAATCGCGGCACTTTTCACGAGGCTCTGAACATGGCGGCCATCTGGCAGCTGCCAGTGTTATTCGTTTGTGAAATGAACCAGTGGGCTTCCACGACTCCTTACAGAACCACCACATCCGTAGAAAACATTGCCGATCGTTGCCAGGGATACTCCATTCCCGGCTATGTTGTGGACGGAAACGATGTTTTAGCTGTGTATGAGGCCGCGAAGGACATTGTCGCTGATATCCGCGCGGGGACAGGTCCCGCCCTCTTGGAGTGCAAGACGTATCGAATCAAGGGACACTTCGTGGGTGACCCCGAGAAATACCGCACAAAAGAGGAAGTTCAGCACGAATTCGAGACCAACAACCCGATCACCCGTTTTGAGGAAAAAGTTCTGAAGGCCGGGGCCTTGACTCAAGCTGATCTCGATGCCGTTTATAAGCAGGCAGAACAAGAAATTGCCGAGGCACTGAAGTTCGCCAAGGAAAGTCCGGAACCCGCGCCTGAAGCGATCTATGAGGATCTCTACGTATAA
- a CDS encoding alpha-ketoacid dehydrogenase subunit beta codes for MKTITFSQATQEAMIEEMERDPSVFVMGEDIARQGGIFGQFKELPGRFGTDRVRDTPISETAIVGAAVGAALAGMRPVADMHFADFMLVCGDEVFNQMAKVHYMFGAQKTVPMVLRAPDGLISQAAAQHSQMVEGIFAHIPGLKIVSPSNPADAKGLLKSAIRDDNPVIYFEHKALFSTKGEVPEDSDFYVPIGKGRIDKAGTDVTVVSWSHCLHTTCQEVVKLAEKEGISVELIDLRTIVPWDKEMVLESVAKTSRLCIVHEAVKHGGFGGEIAATVAEEAIGMLDAPILRFGAPFTPVPFARTLEQAYRLSPEKIMAGIRKMF; via the coding sequence ATGAAGACCATCACTTTTTCTCAGGCAACTCAAGAGGCCATGATCGAAGAGATGGAGCGTGACCCCTCCGTATTCGTCATGGGAGAGGACATCGCCCGTCAGGGAGGCATTTTCGGCCAATTCAAGGAACTCCCGGGACGCTTCGGCACTGATAGAGTCCGTGACACGCCGATCAGTGAAACGGCGATCGTCGGTGCTGCCGTCGGGGCTGCTCTTGCGGGTATGCGTCCCGTTGCCGATATGCATTTTGCCGATTTTATGCTCGTCTGCGGCGATGAGGTGTTCAACCAAATGGCTAAAGTTCATTACATGTTCGGAGCGCAAAAGACTGTTCCCATGGTCCTCCGCGCTCCTGATGGATTGATCAGCCAGGCTGCCGCACAGCATTCTCAAATGGTTGAGGGGATTTTTGCACATATTCCTGGATTGAAGATTGTTTCCCCCTCCAATCCCGCCGATGCGAAAGGTCTCTTGAAATCTGCGATTCGTGATGACAACCCCGTTATATACTTTGAGCACAAAGCCCTGTTCAGCACCAAAGGCGAAGTCCCGGAAGACAGCGATTTTTACGTTCCCATCGGCAAGGGAAGAATTGACAAGGCCGGTACGGACGTGACAGTGGTTTCCTGGTCTCACTGTTTGCACACTACGTGCCAGGAAGTCGTTAAACTGGCAGAAAAGGAAGGTATCAGCGTTGAGCTGATCGATCTTCGTACGATCGTTCCCTGGGATAAGGAAATGGTTCTTGAGTCCGTTGCGAAGACTAGTCGCCTCTGTATTGTCCATGAGGCTGTGAAGCATGGCGGTTTTGGCGGTGAAATCGCCGCTACCGTTGCTGAAGAAGCCATCGGAATGCTTGATGCGCCGATCCTTCGTTTCGGAGCTCCCTTTACTCCGGTTCCCTTCGCTCGTACGCTGGAGCAGGCCTACCGACTTTCGCCGGAGAAGATCATGGCTGGCATCAGGAAAATGTTCTAG
- a CDS encoding DctP family TRAP transporter solute-binding subunit, with protein MKKFAVVLLALLAVGITVPAMAAYKSEYKLDIVPSITTAWGQGAQYFADLVRTRTDGRVNIKVYPNAQLTTGKQTNAFMMIRNGAIDFACQSSINWSPQVVELNLFAMPFFVAEQPDRYAAMDAITGGKSGAMIKTAVELKGVKVLAYGENGFRELTNSKREIHTPEDFKGLKLRVVGSKLFLDTYKAMGANPIAMNWSDTMTALQQGVVDGQENPINTFYPVKVYEYNKYMLDWHCVIDPTLFSVNPGVWKSFTKEDQAIIEEAAKEAAKFQIALARIGLDDGWAYDYLAKMNKLPEVTDWYKELAKVGMVVTKLTPEQTAAFAALAKPVRDEWYSKFPQIMDQAVADMAAVAKK; from the coding sequence ATGAAAAAGTTTGCAGTAGTGTTGTTGGCACTCCTGGCTGTTGGCATTACCGTTCCTGCTATGGCAGCCTACAAAAGCGAGTACAAACTTGATATCGTTCCCAGCATTACCACCGCCTGGGGGCAGGGAGCTCAATACTTTGCAGATCTGGTTCGTACCAGAACGGACGGGCGCGTCAACATTAAGGTCTATCCCAACGCTCAATTGACTACCGGCAAGCAGACCAATGCCTTTATGATGATCCGCAACGGGGCTATCGACTTTGCCTGTCAGTCCTCGATCAACTGGTCGCCTCAGGTGGTGGAGCTGAATCTTTTCGCTATGCCCTTCTTCGTGGCGGAGCAGCCCGATCGCTATGCCGCGATGGATGCCATCACAGGCGGCAAGAGCGGCGCCATGATCAAGACTGCCGTGGAGCTCAAGGGCGTTAAAGTTCTCGCTTACGGCGAAAACGGATTCCGCGAGTTGACCAACTCGAAAAGGGAGATCCACACCCCGGAGGATTTCAAAGGGTTGAAGCTCCGCGTCGTTGGCTCCAAACTGTTCCTCGACACCTACAAAGCTATGGGAGCCAATCCCATCGCCATGAACTGGTCCGATACGATGACTGCCCTGCAGCAGGGCGTCGTCGACGGCCAGGAGAACCCAATCAACACCTTCTACCCCGTAAAAGTCTACGAGTACAACAAGTACATGCTAGACTGGCACTGTGTAATCGATCCCACATTGTTCTCGGTGAACCCTGGCGTCTGGAAGTCCTTCACTAAGGAAGATCAGGCAATCATCGAGGAAGCGGCCAAGGAAGCCGCGAAATTCCAGATTGCCCTTGCCCGGATTGGCCTTGACGACGGCTGGGCCTATGATTACCTTGCCAAGATGAACAAGTTGCCCGAAGTTACCGACTGGTATAAAGAACTCGCCAAGGTCGGAATGGTCGTCACCAAGCTGACTCCGGAGCAGACCGCCGCCTTCGCCGCTCTGGCAAAACCGGTTCGCGACGAGTGGTACAGTAAGTTCCCTCAGATCATGGATCAGGCAGTCGCAGATATGGCCGCCGTCGCCAAGAAGTAG
- a CDS encoding TRAP transporter small permease has translation MLKKFFAHFEEIVGAVVLFIMVSITFVNVITRYVIVYPLSFTEEVTVNLFVWLVMAGTSLAFRQNANLAMTFVYNHLPKKVRKICFCFSCFLTVVFLGLLTWLGTSQVIDEIELGSVTESLAIPSAVYSAAVPFFSVIILIRFSQAARDFVAQGRY, from the coding sequence ATGTTGAAAAAATTCTTCGCTCACTTTGAAGAGATCGTGGGCGCGGTTGTCCTTTTTATAATGGTTTCGATTACCTTCGTAAACGTGATAACTCGCTATGTTATTGTATATCCGCTTTCGTTCACCGAGGAAGTGACGGTTAACCTTTTTGTGTGGCTCGTGATGGCGGGGACATCCTTGGCCTTCCGCCAGAATGCGAATCTAGCCATGACCTTTGTGTATAATCATCTACCAAAGAAAGTTCGCAAGATTTGTTTCTGCTTTTCTTGCTTTCTGACGGTGGTCTTCCTCGGTCTGCTGACGTGGCTCGGAACCTCTCAGGTGATAGATGAGATTGAACTCGGATCTGTCACGGAATCGCTCGCTATCCCATCGGCCGTGTATTCTGCTGCGGTCCCCTTCTTTTCTGTAATTATTTTGATTAGATTTTCGCAGGCTGCGCGTGATTTCGTCGCGCAGGGCAGATATTGA
- a CDS encoding TRAP transporter large permease, with amino-acid sequence MSEFFSDSALWTVILFFIPLLLGVPIAISLGMTAIVVAIGWDMGYQMLSYSYFSGIAKFPLLAIPFFVMAGVIMEKVGIAERLIALIKQLVGDMPGGLAVATVLVAAFWGAVSGSGPATVAALGLILIPGMVDAGYDKPFATAVVSVAAGLAIIIPPSICFIVYGDIMEQSIGTLFAAGVFPGLVVAGCLCVLVYLVSVKRGYRGAPRGASREVWKAFVDALWGLITPVIILGGVYGGIFTPTEAAAVAVFYGLFVGMVVYRTMSWKMFYDILVDTVVSTAVVMLVVTCAGLYGWIGATIGLIDKIAAVLLSVSDSPVIILLMINVILLFAGMLLDAISICYIFLPILMPIIAHFQWDPIWFGVMMTVNLAIGQVTPPVAVNLYVGARISNLSIEDIVPDVLPQLFAALIALLLITLFPSITTALPHWMGML; translated from the coding sequence ATGAGCGAATTCTTTTCGGATTCGGCGCTCTGGACTGTCATCCTTTTCTTCATCCCTCTGCTTCTCGGCGTGCCTATCGCCATTTCCCTGGGCATGACGGCCATCGTCGTCGCCATTGGTTGGGATATGGGTTACCAGATGCTTTCCTACAGCTACTTTTCAGGCATTGCCAAGTTCCCTCTGCTCGCAATCCCTTTCTTCGTCATGGCTGGCGTCATTATGGAGAAGGTGGGGATCGCGGAACGCCTGATCGCCCTGATTAAGCAGCTTGTGGGCGACATGCCCGGCGGACTTGCAGTGGCGACCGTTCTCGTCGCCGCTTTTTGGGGGGCCGTTTCGGGGTCGGGGCCTGCTACGGTGGCCGCCCTGGGACTTATCCTTATCCCCGGCATGGTCGACGCTGGATACGATAAACCCTTTGCGACGGCCGTGGTGTCGGTCGCGGCAGGGCTCGCCATCATCATCCCTCCGAGTATTTGCTTCATCGTCTACGGGGATATCATGGAACAGTCCATCGGCACGCTGTTTGCTGCCGGCGTGTTCCCCGGGCTGGTGGTTGCCGGATGTCTGTGCGTTCTCGTTTATCTCGTATCGGTAAAACGCGGCTACCGCGGCGCGCCCCGGGGGGCTTCCAGGGAGGTGTGGAAGGCCTTCGTGGATGCCTTATGGGGACTTATTACTCCTGTGATTATCCTCGGCGGAGTGTACGGTGGAATTTTCACTCCGACCGAAGCCGCAGCTGTGGCCGTATTCTACGGCCTGTTTGTCGGCATGGTGGTCTACCGCACCATGTCGTGGAAGATGTTCTACGATATTCTCGTCGACACGGTAGTGTCGACCGCCGTAGTCATGCTCGTGGTCACCTGCGCCGGGCTTTACGGCTGGATTGGAGCTACTATCGGCCTGATCGATAAAATTGCGGCGGTCCTGTTGTCTGTTTCTGATAGCCCCGTCATTATCCTGCTCATGATCAATGTGATCTTGCTTTTTGCGGGCATGCTTCTCGATGCTATTTCGATCTGCTACATCTTTCTGCCTATTCTGATGCCCATTATCGCTCATTTTCAGTGGGATCCCATCTGGTTCGGCGTCATGATGACCGTCAACTTGGCAATCGGGCAGGTCACGCCTCCTGTAGCGGTCAATCTCTATGTTGGGGCTCGCATCAGCAACCTGTCGATTGAAGATATAGTTCCAGACGTTCTTCCTCAACTTTTTGCCGCTCTGATTGCGCTGTTGCTGATCACGCTGTTTCCCTCGATTACGACGGCTCTTCCTCATTGGATGGGTATGCTGTAG